The following are encoded in a window of Castanea sativa cultivar Marrone di Chiusa Pesio chromosome 5, ASM4071231v1 genomic DNA:
- the LOC142635453 gene encoding uncharacterized protein LOC142635453 gives MKPPRTEKEIQGFLGRIQYISRFIAQLTMTCEPIFRLLKKEVPTIWNEQCQEAFEKIKNYLMKPPILFPLIPEKPLLLYLTTTDTTMGALLAQYLEETKKENAIYYINKKMLPYEEKYSPLEKYKRSTYLGNSQTQTLYACLQGFVDCKNGSFEKSVKGRAIADHLANCSPEEVEEIKETFWMKTSWALKLNFPATNNATEYEACIIGLRAALGLGVKELLVYGDSALIIFQIQNKWKIKEERLMPYHECLQKWASKFNKIQYQYVPRMQNQIADSLATMASMMDGSKEDEARLIVLEQK, from the exons atgaagcctccaagaactgaAAAGGAGATCCAAGGATTTCTAGGGAGGATACAATACATCAGCAGGTTCATAGCTCAGCTCACCATGACATGTGAACCAATCTTCCGACTACTTAAGAAGGAAGTCCCTACAATATGGAATGAACAATGTCAAGAAGCCTTTGAAAAGATCAAGAATTATCTGATGAAGCCACCAATACTTTTCCCACTGATACCCGAAAAaccattgttgttgtatcttACCACTACAGATACAACAATGGGGGCTTTACTTGCTCAATACCTAGAGGAGACTAAAAAGGAGAATGCAATATACTACATCAACAAGAAGATGTTACCTTATGAAGAAAAGTATTCACCATTAGAGAAATACAAGCGTAGCACTTATTTGGGCAACTCACAAACTCAGACATTATATGCTTGCCTACAAGGTTTTGTTGATTGCAAGAATGGATCCTTTGAA AAATCTGTGAAGGGGAGAGCAATTGCTGATCATTTAGCCAATTGTTCACCAGAAGAAGTTGAAGAAATTAAGGAGACTTTCTGGATGAAGACATCATGGGCATTGAA ACTCAACTTTCCTGCCACCAACAATGCCACTGAATACGAAGCTTGCATCATCGGGTTACGAGCGGCCCTAGGCCTTGGAGTAAAAGAGTTGTTGGTATACGGAGACTCAGCCTTGATAATCTTCCAGATTCAGAATAaatggaagatcaaagaagaaaggctaatgccttatcatgaatgtcttcaGAAGTGGGCATCAAAATTCAACAAGATCCAATATCAATATGTGCCAAGGATGCAAAATCAAATTGCTGATTCTTTAGCAACCATGGCATCCATGATGGATGGGtcaaaagaagatgaagctaGACTGATAGTGTTGGAACAAAAATAA